In Aquabacterium sp. OR-4, the DNA window ACGCCGCGCACGCTGGCCGCGATCACCGGCCTGGCGGTGGCCGACAAGGTGTATGACGCAACGACCGCGGCCACGCTGAACACCAGCGGCGCGGTGCTTGAAGGCGTTGTCGCCGGTGACGCCGTCGGCGTGGCCAGCGCCAGCGCCAGCTTTGCCGACAAGAACGTCGGCAGCGGCAAGGCCGTCAGCGTGCTGCTGAGCCTGGGCGGCGCTGATGCCGGCAACTATGTGCTGGCCGACAGCAGCGCCAGCCTTACCGCCAGCATCACGCCGCGCGCGCTGGGCACCGTGTCGGGCATCGCCGCGGCAGGCAAGGTCTATGACGCCACCACGGCGGTCACGCTGAACACCAGCGCTGCGGCCTTCAGCGGCGTTCTGGCCGGCGACGTGGTCAACGTGAGCACGGCCAGCGGCAGCTTTGCCGACAAGAACGTGGGCACCGACAAGACGGTCAACGTGGCGCTCAGTGTGGGCGGCGCAGACGCCGGCAACTACCTGCTGCCTTCAGGCCTGGCCGTCACCGCCAGCATCACACCGGCCAGCATCAGCATCGGGGGCCTCAGCGCCCAGACCAAGGTGTATGACGCCACAACCGCGGCCACGCTCGACCTCTCGCAGGCGGTGCTGCGCGGCGCTGTTGCCGGCGACGTGCTGGCCCTGGCAGGCGGCAGCGGCGTGTTCGCGGACAAGAACGTCGGCACCGGCAAGGCCGTGCGGGTCAGCGGCCTGCGCCTGGGCGGCGCCGATGCCGGCAACTACCTGCTGGCCACCACCACCGGTCAGGCTGCAGCCGACATCACGCCCGCCACGCTGAGCCGGGTGACCGGCATCGTGGCCGCCGACAAGCTTGAAGACGGCACGGCGACCGCGGTGCTGCGCACCGGCCAGGCAGCGTTCATCGGCATCCTGTCCGGTGACGACTTGCGGGTGGCCGAGGCACAAGGCCGCTTCGACGATGCCCGGCCGGGTGCAGCCAAGCGGGTGCAGATCTCCGGCATCCGCCTGGGCGGCGCCGACGCCGGCAACTACCAGCTGGCCGACGACAGCGCCCTCGCCCAGGCCACCATCGCCGCGGCCCAGGCCGACATCGCCGCGCTGCCGGTCACGCTGAGCAGCCTGTTGCGGCCGCGGTCGCCGTTCAGCACGGGGCCGGCGCCACTGGGCGGTGGCGAGGCCTTGCAAGTGCCGGCTGACGCGGAGGGATTGATCGCCGGCGCGCCACAGGTCCTCGAGGCCGACCGCATCGCGATGGCGCGCGCGCCCGGCAGCGTGCCGGTGGCGCAGCGTTTGACGCGCTTGCTGACGGCCGACGAACAGCGCCTGGGCCTGCGCCTGCAACTGCCGGCCAGCCTGCGCGAGGCCATCCTCGGCAGCGGCCAGGCGGCCCGCCTGCGGGTGCCGCAGGGCAGCGACTGCTGCACGGTCGACGCGCAGACCGCCGAGCTGGTCGTTGAGCCCGGCCTGCACCTGGACACGGGCGGCATCACGCTGGAGATCCGGGTGGGCGGCCAGCTGGCCCTCATCACGCTGCTGCGCGGCTGAGCGGCTGAGCGGCCCCGGGCGCCCTGCCGGCCGGGCGGGGCGCCCTCTACCCTCTACTCTCTACGCAGGGCGCTGGCTGTCGGCGTGCAGCCGCCGGGTGAGGCACTGCGCCAGGATCTTCTTGGCGTGGAAGATGCGGGTCTTCACCGTGCCTTCGGGGATGTCTTCGACCGCGGCGATCTCGCCGTAACTCAGCTCGTCGTAGAAGGCCAGGCGCACGGCCCGCGCCTGTGCACGCGGCAGCTTGTCGATGCACACGCGCACCTGGTGGGCATCGCTGGCGGCCTCGGCCAGGGCCTGTGGCTGTGGCGCGATGTCGGGGGCCTCGAAGTCTTCGTCCAGCGGCTCCTCGCGGCCGCGTTTGCGCAGGCGGTCGATGTGGTTGAAGCGTGCGATGGCGAAGATCCAGGTCTTCACCGACGAGCGCCCTTCGTAGCGGTCTGCCGTGCGCCAGACCGCCATGAAGGCGTCCTGCACCACGTCGGCGGCTTCCGCGGCGTCGTCGGTGCGGGCGCGGATGAACTGCAGCAGGCCGGGCGCGACCTGTTCGTACAACTGCTTCATCGCCTGCTTGTCGCCGCCGCGGATGCGGGCCAGCAGGTCACGCAGATGCTGCTCATGCGGCGGCACCACGGCGCCGACGCTGTTCATGGTGGGCACCGCGGCCGGGCCGGGCAGCGTGTGCAGACGGGGCAGCCGTGTGTCATCGGTGGGTCTCGGCGTTCATGGGTGCCATGCAGGTGGGCAGGCCCGCACTGTGCTGCGGCCACCGGTCGGCTGTCATGGGGCCAGGGCCCCAAGGACAGCGGGATGGCTCATCCCATTCGTCCGGGCCCATGCCGATAGCCCCAGATTTGGGGCCAAGCCGGCGCCCGCGCCCGCTTGTCAAGCGTGGCCACCCCCCTTACCCTCGTTGGCATGGTTTCTTCGAGCTCCGTTCCTCCCGCCGCCAGCCCGGTCGGCACAAGCCGGCCCATCGCCGTGGCGGTGGTGGAGGACGAAACCCATGTGCGCCAGATGTTCGAGGTGGCCATCGCCGCCGATCCGGGCTTGCAGCTGGCCTTCAGCGCGCAGTCGGTGGCGCAGGCCAAGGCCTTGGCGCAAACCCACGCGGCGCAGGTCTACCTGGTGGACCTGGGGCTGCCCGATGCCGACGGGCGCGAGTTCATCCGCTGGGTGTCCGATCACCAGCCCGGCGCAGCGGTGATGGTGGTCACGGTCTTTGGCGACGATGAGCACATCGTCAGCAGCATTGCCGCGGGGGCGGTGGGCTACCTGCTGAAAGACGCCCCCGCCGATGAGATCACCCAGCACATCGCCGAGCTTGTGGGCGGCGGCTCGCCGATCAGCCCCAGCGTTGCCCGCCGCATGCTGCGGCACTTCAAGGCGCAGCACCCGGCGCTGGCAGGCCTTGGCGGGCCGCCCGCCGCGGCGCAGGTGCCGGCGGGGCAGGCGCTGAGCCCGCGCGAGCACGAGGTGCTGTGCCTCATCGAGAAGGGCCTGACCTACGAGGAGATCGCGCAGGCGCTGGGCATCACCTGGCACACCGTGACCGGCTACCTGCGCCGGGTGTACCGCAAGCTCGAAGTGAACTCGCGTGGCGAGGCCGTGTTCGAGGCGCGGCAGCGCGGCATGCTGTGACCGCGGTTTGAGCGTGCGCCGCTTTGCAGCCCATGGCCGCCTGCTGCTGGTTATGGGCCTGGTGCTGCTGGTGCTGGCGGCCGTGCGCCTGGTCGAGTTTCGGCCGCTGGATGGCGATGAGACGGGGCTGATCGCGATCGAGTCCGCATGGGTCTTCGACGCCAGCCAGCCGGAGCAGGCGTCGCGGCTGTCGCTGCCGGTGCGCAGCCTGCGGGCCCGACGCGACCTGGTGCAACTGCGGGCCGTGTCCGAGTTTGAACTGGCCGCGCCGCCGCCAGACGTGCCCTGGATGCTGTATGTCGAGGATCTGCACGACGGCGGGCGCCTCAAGGTCAACGGCAGCGTGGTGGCCGACCTGCCGGTGACCGATGCCCGCACCACGGTGCGGCAGTTGCACCCGTCGCGATTCAGCCTGCCGCCCGGGCTGCTGCGTGCCGGCACCAACGTCATCGAGCGCGAGTGGGCCATTCACGAGAACATGCTGCTGATGCCGCGCATGGTGGTGGGCGAGGCGGCCAGCGTGAACCGGGTCTACGCGCCGCGCGACATCGCCTACCGGGTCTTGCCCGCGATCAGCCTGGTGGTTTCTGCGGTGCTGGCGCTGATCATGTTCAGCATCTACCTGGGCAACCGCGAACTCAGCGCCTACCTGTGGGTGGCGCTGAGTGGTGCCGGCTTTTGCGTGGTGGACCTGATCTTCTTCGTCAATGCCATCCCCGCGGGCCTGTTTGCCTACTGGCGCCTGGCGCTGTTTGTCGCCGGCTGTGCCCTGACCCTGGGCAGCTACTACTTTCTGCTCGAGGTCAGCGGCGTCGACGCGCCGCGTTACCGGTACTGGACCGTGCGCCTGTCGGTGCTGTTGTGCGCGGCCTACCTGATCTACCACCTGTGGACGGGCAACACCTTCGAGCCGGTGTTCTCGCGGGCGATCCTGCTGCTGTCGGCCTGCTTCGCGCCGTTGCCGCTGGTGGCGCTGGTGCGCCGGCTGATGCAGCAGTTCCAGTGGCGCACGGCCGTGCTGCTGCTGGTGGTGTTGACCGGCATCTGGGTCAATCTGATGGACTTGTCGGCCATCAACTCCAGCCGCAGTGCGGCGCAGAGCGGCTACCTGCTCCAGCTCTTTGCGCTGGTGTGGTTCTCGTCGATTGCCGCGTTCCTGATCGCCGATCACTCAC includes these proteins:
- a CDS encoding RNA polymerase sigma factor; its protein translation is MNSVGAVVPPHEQHLRDLLARIRGGDKQAMKQLYEQVAPGLLQFIRARTDDAAEAADVVQDAFMAVWRTADRYEGRSSVKTWIFAIARFNHIDRLRKRGREEPLDEDFEAPDIAPQPQALAEAASDAHQVRVCIDKLPRAQARAVRLAFYDELSYGEIAAVEDIPEGTVKTRIFHAKKILAQCLTRRLHADSQRPA
- a CDS encoding response regulator transcription factor; this translates as MVSSSSVPPAASPVGTSRPIAVAVVEDETHVRQMFEVAIAADPGLQLAFSAQSVAQAKALAQTHAAQVYLVDLGLPDADGREFIRWVSDHQPGAAVMVVTVFGDDEHIVSSIAAGAVGYLLKDAPADEITQHIAELVGGGSPISPSVARRMLRHFKAQHPALAGLGGPPAAAQVPAGQALSPREHEVLCLIEKGLTYEEIAQALGITWHTVTGYLRRVYRKLEVNSRGEAVFEARQRGML
- a CDS encoding sensor histidine kinase; the protein is MRRFAAHGRLLLVMGLVLLVLAAVRLVEFRPLDGDETGLIAIESAWVFDASQPEQASRLSLPVRSLRARRDLVQLRAVSEFELAAPPPDVPWMLYVEDLHDGGRLKVNGSVVADLPVTDARTTVRQLHPSRFSLPPGLLRAGTNVIEREWAIHENMLLMPRMVVGEAASVNRVYAPRDIAYRVLPAISLVVSAVLALIMFSIYLGNRELSAYLWVALSGAGFCVVDLIFFVNAIPAGLFAYWRLALFVAGCALTLGSYYFLLEVSGVDAPRYRYWTVRLSVLLCAAYLIYHLWTGNTFEPVFSRAILLLSACFAPLPLVALVRRLMQQFQWRTAVLLLVVLTGIWVNLMDLSAINSSRSAAQSGYLLQLFALVWFSSIAAFLIADHSRSLAAQRAQSATMARELAAQKAELSRLHALERAAREAEAAALERSRIMQDMHDGLGSQLVSSLVMARSGALSSQQTYELLRSCIDDLRLAIDSSHGSDDSLLLALGNLRFRMQPRLKAAGIALQWETQALGDALPLRAQHQLPVLRIVQECLTNALKHAGAKTITLTASQTDTALSIRIEDDGQGYDVEAARARATGKGLNSMSKRARMLGGQLQIGSSGQGTAVRLLVPFDAPLD